The nucleotide window CCCTCTAGGTTAAGCGTAGCGCGGCCTATAAGAGCGCCCCTCCGCAGCTAGCCTAGGCCCTCGCACGTCGCTGACGCTATGGCGTGAACGGGCCTAGAGGCCAAGGCCTCCCCTCCCCGCCTACTAGCGTGAGCTCCCTATCTTTCCTCGTAACTACGGCTAACGACGCGGCGGTGATGAATATCGATAGGAGGCCTGCGCGCTGAGTTATGTAGAGGAGGCTCACCATTTGCGAGGTCAGCTTGAAGCTGTAGCTTACCGGAGGGCTTAGGGAGACTCTGCCGAGGGCGTCAGTGTACACTATCTGCGTCGAGAGGGAGCCCTCGCCATGGCTTAGGAAGCCCTCGCCGTCGTAGCGCCCGCTGAAGTGGGCCACCGTCAAGCCCACTGGGACTACGCGCCTCCCCACCCTCACCTGAAGCTCTGTGCTCCACTCGCTCACGTACTCACTCCTACTAGCCTTAGCCTCGTTGTAGAGCAGCCCGGCGGCGTAGAGCCTACTTAGCAGTATCCTCGTAGCGTCCAGGGGGATGTTGGCGAGCTGGTCCTCGATGCCTCGCGCCTCGAAGCCAACGTAGTCAACGTACGGCGTGCCCTCGAAGACGTACTGCACCGTCGATAGCTTCACCTCGCCCAGGGCCGGTGGCCCAATGGAGGCGTAGGCAGCGCCAGCGAGTAGTGAGGCTAGGAGGATGGCCATGACGGCCTTAACGCCCGCCCCCAAGCCCTCCCTCCTAGCCTGCCCGTAGAATATGTAGGTTAAGAGGGGATGGCTGCTCGTAGCTCTAAGCTGAGCAACCCTCCCCCTGCTAATAATGAGCGGGAGCAGGGCTATCCCTAAGACGAAGCCCCCCGCGTGGGCAAAGACAGCCACGCTCCCACCTAGCCTAGCGTAGCCGTAGATCA belongs to Candidatus Nezhaarchaeota archaeon and includes:
- a CDS encoding rhomboid family intramembrane serine protease; this encodes MGVPVGVSVPVRGRPVATLSIVLLNAAVYVATSFRNSLLQVSDYWVRAGGFAPLLASTPTQWYRVFTSMFLHADLFHIIFNLYTLYLLGRAVEGVLGSPRFLALYLASGIAAALFHTAFSFLGGPEAYAIPAIGASGAISGVLGAFLVFFPGTSLIVGWGFLFFPVFFRVRAAHYLIFWFAIQVIYGYARLGGSVAVFAHAGGFVLGIALLPLIISRGRVAQLRATSSHPLLTYIFYGQARREGLGAGVKAVMAILLASLLAGAAYASIGPPALGEVKLSTVQYVFEGTPYVDYVGFEARGIEDQLANIPLDATRILLSRLYAAGLLYNEAKASRSEYVSEWSTELQVRVGRRVVPVGLTVAHFSGRYDGEGFLSHGEGSLSTQIVYTDALGRVSLSPPVSYSFKLTSQMVSLLYITQRAGLLSIFITAASLAVVTRKDRELTLVGGEGRPWPLGPFTP